Part of the Ferrimicrobium sp. genome is shown below.
TCGCTCGTATCCCAATGTTGTGCGCATGGATGGCACTGCCCTTGATGGTTATGCACCCGCGACACTTAACCATCGCCTGGGAGCGATCTCCTCACTCTTTCGCTTCCTGTCAATGAGAGATCCTGAGATTCACAATCCAATTCCTAGGGGAACGAGCAGGCGGAGGCGCGTCAGCGGCGAACGTAACGGGACCCTCTCTCACCTTGCTCGAGGTCAAGTCTTTCGCTCAGAGCTCAGAGTACGGGAGCCAAGACTCCTCCCACATACGCTTGCTCCCAGAGAGATCTCAGATCTCCTTGGTGACTTTCGGAGCGTTAGGGACCTCGCGATGGCGGGGTTGATGGTCTACTCTGGCCTGCGCTCGGCTGAGGTGCTTGGCCTTTTCGTCCGCGATGTCGACATCGGGGCACGCTGGGTGAGAGTCCTTGGGAAAGGGGCCAAGGAGCGCAGGGTGCCGATCGACAATGACCTCAGCCAGCTCATCCAGACCTATCTGCTCGTTGAGCGCCCCGAGTCAGACGATGAGCATCTGTTTCTCGTGGCCAAAGGCAAGAACCGTGGCCAGGGACTCTCGGTGGCTGGACTTCGCACGGTCTTTCGCTATCACCGACTCACCAGCGGCGTGGTTGGAGGGAACCCTCATTCCCTCCGACACAGCTTTGGTACCGCAATGGCGGCCGCTGGGGTTGATCTCGCAATCATCCAAGCACTTCTTGGACACACTCATATTG
Proteins encoded:
- a CDS encoding tyrosine-type recombinase/integrase gives rise to the protein YLSYLRDRNYSAMTIRAYGYSLVAFGRWLLTQEIALTEVSTNTILDYLHACRLATVPGRSYPNVVRMDGTALDGYAPATLNHRLGAISSLFRFLSMRDPEIHNPIPRGTSRRRRVSGERNGTLSHLARGQVFRSELRVREPRLLPHTLAPREISDLLGDFRSVRDLAMAGLMVYSGLRSAEVLGLFVRDVDIGARWVRVLGKGAKERRVPIDNDLSQLIQTYLLVERPESDDEHLFLVAKGKNRGQGLSVAGLRTVFRYHRLTSGVVGGNPHSLRHSFGTAMAAAGVDLAIIQALLGHTHIDTTQRYIHLAPVHVKEAFDAARARSID